In Myxococcus xanthus, the genomic window GCGTGGACGCGCGTGTGCGCATGAACCAGCGCGCGCACCTGGTCCGCCGGCGTGGGCTTCGCGCCCTGGAACGCGGTCTCCAGCGCCTCGAAGTGGGCCTCGTGGCCAATGCGCACCAGCTCCGCGAGGACGTGGTCCTTGGCCGCGAAGTGGGCGTACAGCGCGCTGGGCCGCAGCTCCAGGGCCGACGCCAGGTCCCGAATGGACGTGTCGTGATAGCCGCGGCTCGCGAAGAGCTGCAGGGCCGTCTCCAGGATGCGTCGGCGCGTGCCTTCGGGGGGGGCCGCCGCCGTGGGGGGGAGACGGGCGGCCGTGGCGCGCAGGCGAGAGCGGGGGGAGGTGCTCATGGGGTACTCTTGAAAAACGAACGTTCGTTCATGTAGCTTCGGACCTGCGGTTCGACACGCTTCCTACCTGAATCTGGGGTCCGAACATGCCGTTGCTCCAGCTCGAGGAGCTCTCCCTCTACTTCGAGGAATCGGGTGAGGGCACCCCCGTGCTGTTTCTTCACGGGCTTGGCTCCTCTGGCCGGGACTGGGAGTCCGTGGCACCCAGACTGACGGGCCGCCATCGCGTCATCGTTCCAGATGCGCGGGGGCATGGCCGCAGCGGAAAGCCGCCGGGCGCCTATGGCGTGCCGCGCTTCGCCCGGGACATCGCCGGGCTGTGTGACGCGTTGGGGCTCACCGGCGTCCACGTGGTGGGCCTGTCCATGGGCGGGATGATGGGGTTCCAGCTCGCGGTGGACCGGCCGGAGCTGGTGCGCAGCCTGGTCATCGTCAACAGCGGGCCGGAGCTGGTGGCGCGCACGCTGCGCCGCAAGTTCGAGTTCGGCCTGCGCCTGACGCTGCTGAAGCTGCTGGGGCCCTCGGTGCTGGCGAAGGTCCTGGCGCCCAAGCTCTTCCCCAAGCCCGAGCAGGAAGCACTTCGTCAGCGCGCGCTGGAGATATTCAGCGCCAACGACCCGGACGCGTACCTGCGCGCGACGAAGGGGTTGGTGGGGTGGAGCGTCATGCGGCACCTGGGCGGCATCACCTGCCCGGTGCTGGTGCTCGCGTCCGACAGGGACTACACGCCCGTGTCCACGAAGCAGGCCTATGTGGACCTGCTGCCGAACGCGCGGCTCCAGGTGTTGAGTGATTCCGGCCATGCGTCACCGCATGACCAGCCCGACAAGGTCGCCGACGCAGTGGAGGCCTTCCTGGCCGGAGTCGAGGACGCCGCGGCGGATGCGCGGCAGCCGGGCTGAGCGCGGTTCCCCCACCCCGAAGGAGTCAGCCAATGAAGCGGAACGCTGTCACGTGCTCACGCACGGGGTTGTTGCTGCTCGCCGTCCTCACGCTCACCGCCGCGGCCCCCGCGCGCGCCGGCACCTGGGTCCATGGCATCGAAGGGACCCGGGGCTTCCAGCTCTGGGTGCCCACGGGTTACCAGGCGGACACGCCGCTGCCCCTGGTGGTGGCGCTGCACGGCTGCTTTCAGAACCCGAGCCAGTTCGCCGGCCTCTCGCGCCTCAACGAGAAGGCGGACGCCGAGAAGTTCCTGGTGCTGTACCCGAACCAGGCGACGTTCGCGAACCCCACGCAGTGCTGGAACTTCATGCTGGTGCTCAACCAGACGCGAGGCCACGGTGAGCCCGCGCTCGTTGTGGGCATGGTGGAGCAGGTGAAGCGGCACTACGCGGTGGATGCGCGCCGCATCTACGTGGGCGGCGTCAGCTCCGGCGCGGTGCTCACGGGGACGCTGCTGGCCTGCTACTCGGACGTGTTCGCCGCGGGGATGATTGGCGCGGGCGCCATGTACAAGGCGGCCACCACGATTTCGGGCACGGGCTTCGCGATGCTCTTCGGCAGCATCTACCACCCGGATGACCGGGGCCGGGACGCGTGGGTGTGCTCGGGCCGTCCGCGTCACACGGTGCCGGTGCTCGTCGTGCACGGGACGAAGGACAGCGTCGTCGACATCGTCAACGGCCGGCAGGCGACGCGGCAGTTCCTCCAGACCAGCGACTACGGCGATGACGGCGTGGCCAACGACAGCATCCGTCCGGTGGCCACGCAGGTGACGCGCGCGACGGTGCCCGGCGGGCGCGCGTACACGGTGGAGGACTACGTCTACGGCGGCTCGCTGGTGGCGCGGCACATCGAAATCCAGGGGATGGACCACGCCTGGCCCGGCGGGGATTCGCGCTATCCCTTCGCCGACCCGTCCGGGCCGGACGGCACCTCCATCATGTGGGACTTCTTCCGGCAGCACACCCGGAACTGAGGCCCGCGCGCGTCAGTGTTGGTGGCCCATGCGCACCTCGACCTCGGGGTGTGCCTGGGCGAACGCGCGCAGCTTCTTGAAGCTCACCGTGGCCCGGTCCGCGTCGTTGTTGAACGAGCCGGGCTCCACGTCGTGCTCCCAGCCCCAGCGGGTGTGGCTGACGTCCCCCGCGAGCAGCACCGGGCCCTTCGTGGAGCGCACCAGGTACGCGGTGGTGCCGGGCGTGTGGCCGGGCAGCCAGAGCGCCCACACGGAGCCGTCCCCGAAGATGTCCACCGCGCCGTCGAACAGGCCGGCGTCCTCCCGCGCGTAGGTCCACTCCGACAGCGGCGGCTTGCCGGCCAGGGCCCGGTCGCTGTTGCCCTGGACGACGAGGTTCACGAAGGCGCGGTCGGAGGCCTCACCCGGCCCGGTGTAGACGGGTGTCCCGGCGGGCACGTCCGCCATGCCGGTGATGTGGTCCAGATGCAGGTGCGTGAGGAACACGCCCGCCAGCGGCTGTTGCTGCTTCGCCAGCCACTCCCCCAGTGGGGCGTGCACCGTCATCTTCTCCATGTTCATCGCGCTGGCGACGAGCCCGCGCATGGCGGCCTTCTCCGGCGCGTCTCGCAGCGCCGTCTCCACGCCGGTGTCGACGATGAAGAGCCCTTTCTCCGGGTGGCGGAGGGCGTGGAAGAAGACCTGGACCGGCTCATCCCCGTCCTCCAGGCCCGCGCGCTTCGCGGTGGGGTGGTCCAGGTTGATGAGGCCGCCGCGCTCCACGGCCCAGTCGCAGGAGACGACCGTCTCCAGCTCCACGGGGCCGGGTTGCGTCAGCATTGGTAGCAGCTCCGACGAAGGGCGTGCCTTGCCGAGCGCGGAGGGCTGCACGCCATGTGAGGTGACGGCGCAGCCCGTGAGGGCGGCGGTGGCGAGCATGGTGGCGAACGAGAGGGCAAGGGAACGGTTCCGCATGGTGGGGCTCCTGCACGTCGAGACAGGCGCAAGGTAGCGATGCGAGAATGGATGGAAAATGGCGATTCAGGCATGAGGTCATGCATTCATGGATATCTCCTGGGATGACGCGCGGCTGTTCCTCGCCATCGCGGAGACGGGCAGCTTCAGCGGGGCGGCGCGGCAGCTCCGCATCGGTCAGCCCACGGTGAGCCGGCGGCTGGCGGCGCTGGAGTACGCGGTGGGCGCCTCCTTGTTCCGCCGGGGCGTGGACGGCGCGGTGCTGACGGCCGCAGGCGAGCGGCTGGTGCTACCGGCCAAGAAGATGGCGGAGTGGGCCGGAGAGCTGCACCGCGCGGCGGAGTCGTCGGACACGTCGCCTCGCGGCCTGGTGCGGGTGACGGCGGCGCCGTACATGTGCTTCGACTTCCTCGCGCCCTTCTCGGGCGCGGTGGCGAAGAAGCACCCGGGGCTGCGCTTGGAGGTGCTCTCCGGGATTCAGTACCTGGACCTGGGGCGCGGCGAGGCGGACCTCGCGCTGCGGGCCCGGTGCCCGCCGAACGCGGACTTGAAGCGCGTGTATGGGGTGCAGATTCGCAACGCTGTCTTCGTGGCGAAGTCGCTCAAGGCGAAGCTGCCCAAGCGGCCCACGCTCCAGCAGATTCCGTGGGTGGCCTGGGCGCCGCCGTTCGATGCGACGCCGCCCAATCCCCAGTTGGAGTCCATCATCCCCGGCTTCTCGCCCGTGTTCACCGCCGACAACTACCTGGTGATGCTGGCCGCCGCCGAAGCGGGCGTGGGGGCCATGGTGCTGGGCGACCTGCGGCACCGCTTCGTGCGGGAGCGGAGCCTCGTGCCGCTCGACCTGGACCTGGGGCCCTATGCCACCAGCGAGCTGCACCTGGTCTGCGCGAAGTCCGCGCTCGACATACCGCGTGTGCGGAAGGTTTCGGAGCTGCTGGTCGAGGAGCTGGAGCAGGCGAAGAAGCGGTGACCCGCCGCATCCGCCCCTCGGGTTGCGATGGCCTGTCGCGCGTGTTCACGGTAATCCAGGGGGCACCGGGCATCGTCCCCAGGAGGACCTTCACCATGACTGAACGCAACGCCATTGCCGCCGGTTTCCTCACGCACGAAGTCACGAACCAGCCTCCGCCGCTCGAGTACGACGCGTGGACGACGGACACCGTGCTCCGCGAGGTGGTGGCCCGGGAGGGCGGCGGCTGGGCGGAGGCCGACCTGGCGAAGTACGGCCCCGTGGTGGGCGGGGAGATGCAGCAGTTGGCGTTCCTCGCCAACGAGAACAAGCCCAAGTTTCGGCCCTTCGACCGCTATGGCAACCGCCGCGACGAGGTGGAGTTTCATCCCGCGTACCACCGGCTGATGGAGCTGGGCATGGCCCACGGCGTGTCGGGTTTCGCCTGGCGCAACGAGGACAAGCCCGGCGCCCACGTGGCGCGCATGGCCCTCTTCTATCTGCACAACCAGGCGGACAACGGGACGAGCTGCCCGCTCACGATGACGTACGCGTCGGTGCCCGCGCTGCGCCACCAGCCGGAGGTGGCGATGGAGTGGCTGCCGCGCGTGAGCTCGGCGTCCTACGACAGCCGCTTCATCCCCGCCGCGCAGAAGTCAGGCGCCACCATTGGCATGGGCATGACGGAGAAGCAGGGTGGCTCCGACGTGCGCACCAACACCACCAAGGCGCACCGCTTGGGTGAAGGCCGCGGGCCCGGTCAGCCCTACGCGCTGGTGGGCCACAAGTGGTTCTTCTCCGCGCCCATGAGCGACGCCTTCCTGGTGCTGGCGCACGCGGAGGGGGGCCTGTCGTGCTTCCTGATGCCGCGCTTCACGCCGGACGGCGCGCTCAATGCCATCCGCGTCCAGCGGCTGAAGGACAAGCTGGGCGACTGGAGCAACGCCAGCTCGGAGGTGGAGCTGCACGGTGCCTACGCGGTGATGGTGGGCGCGGAGGGCCGCGGTGTCCCCACCATCCTGGAGATGGTCGCGCTGACGCGGCAGGACTGCATGATTGGCTCCAGCGGGCAGATGCGTCAGGCGCTGGTGCAGGCCATCCACCACACGCGCCACCGCGTGGCGTTTGGCAAGCGGCTCATCGACCAGCCGCTGATGCGCAACGTGCTGGCGGACCTGGCGCTGGAACTGGAGGCCCATGTCGCGCTCACCGGGCGCGTCTCCCGCGCGGTGGACGCCACGCCTCGGGACGAGAAGGAGGCCGCGTTCTGCCGCATCGCCACGGCGGTGGGGAAGTACTGGGTGTGCAAGCGCACGCCGTCCTTCGTCAACGAGGCGCAGGAGTGCCTGGGCGGCGCGGGCTACGTGGAGGAGACGAACCTGCCGCGCCTGTACCGGCAGGCCCCGCTCAACTCCATCTGGGAGGGCAGCGGCAACATCCAGTGCCTGGACGTGCTGCGCGCGGCGTCGCGCGAGCCGGCCAGCCGGGAGGCCCTCTTCGCTGAGCTCCTGGCCGCGCAGGGCGGGCACCCCGCCTACGACGAGGCCACCGCGCGGCTGGGCAAGGAGTTGGCCAACACGGACTCGCTGGAGGTGCGCTCGCGCACCATCGTGGAAGGGCTGGCGCTGGCGCTCCAGGCGTCGCTGCTGATTCGCGCGGGCAACACCGCCGTGTCGGATGCCTTCTGCGAGTCCCGCCTGGGCGGAGCGCATGGACAGACGTTTGGCACGCTACCGGCCCACGCTCCCATGCAGATGCTCATCGAGCGCGCCTTCTCCGAGGGCGCGAAGTGATGGAGCCCGTCGCCAAGGTGGCGCATCGGAAGCCATCCGCCCGTTCGTGATAGGAGGACACCCCATGTCCAATCTCCAGGGAAAGACGCTGTTCATCACCGGTGCCAGCCGTGGCATCGGCAAGGCCATTGCCCTCCGCGCTGCCCGGGATGGCGCCAACATCATCATCGCCGCCAAGACGACGGAGCCGCACCCCAAGCTCCCCGGCACCATCTACACGGCGGCGGAGGAAATCGAGAAGGCCGGTGGCAAGGCGCTGCCCTGTGTCGTGGACATCCGCGACGAGCAGCAGATTGCCGCCGCCGTGGCCAAGGCGGTGGAGACCTTCGGCGGCATCGACATCCTGGTGAACAACGCCAGCGCCATCAGCCTCACGGGCACGCTCGAGACGCCAATGAAGCGCTTCGACCTGATGCACGGCATCAACACGCGCGGCACGTTTGCGTGTTCGCAGGCGTGTATCCCGTACCTGAAGAAGGCCAGCAATCCGCACATCCTCAACAACTCGCCGCCGCTCAACATGGAGGCGCGCTGGTTCGCGCCCCACGTCGCGTACACCATGGCGAAGTTCGGCATGAGCATGTGCGTGCTGGGCATGGCGGAGGAGCTGCGCTCGGACGGCATCGCGGTGAACGCCATCTGGCCGCGCACCGTCATCGCCACCGCGGCGGTGCAGAACCTGCTGGGCGGGGAGGAGACCATCCGCGGCTGCCGGACGCCGGAAATCATGGCGGACGCGGCCTACGCCATCCTCACCAAGCCGAGCCGCGAGTTCACTGGCAACTTCTGCATCGACGAGGAGGTCCTCCGCGGCGTGGGCGTGACGGACTTCGACAAGTACCAGCTGGTGCCCGGGGCGGAGCTGCTCCCGGACTACTTCATCTGAGTCTGTGTCGCCCCAGCCCATCCTCGCGCGCGGAGTTGCTGGAGCCCGCGCGCGGGCGTGGCCCGCTGTTTGTCAGGCGCGGGAACGTCGGGCAGTCTCCCGCGGCCATGCACGAGCCTCGCCTCTCCGAGTTGCGCGACGAGCTGTCCGGTATCCACCACGATGCCCGCGTCCGCAGGATGGTGGAGCTGGGGCGCCTGGCGCCGACGAACCCTGGCGTCCGCGAGTTGCTTGGGGTGCTGTCTCAAGGGGATGCCTTCGAGCGGTACCTCGCCCTGTGTGCCCAGTTCACCTGGCGCGATGGGGGGCAGGTGCTCTCCGCCACCACCGATGCGTCCGCTCGTGTTCGTTCTCTGGCCTTCCGACTGGTGCCCCTGGCCTGTGACGACGCCCAGGCGCTGGAGACCCTGAAGATGGCGTGCGCCGTTCGCCGCCAGGAGGGACTCCTCTGGGGGTTCATGAAGACGCGGCGGCAGGCCGTCATCGATGCGTATCTCGACTGGCTGGCCACCTGCACGGGCGTGCCTGACTTCGCTGATGCCGTCCCCTTGGCGACGTCCGAGGGCATTCGCCGTCACCTCCCCAGCGCACTGGCGCGCCCCAGTGTGCGCTTCTGGAGTCGGATGGCGCACAACGCCCCCGGCATCCTCGCGGAGGTCTTCGCCGCACGTTTGAGGGCCGTGACGGGCGAACCCGATCCGGTGACGCGCATGTACCTCAACGCGTACCTGCATCGCATCGCTGACCAGGCCCCCGACGCGGCCTTGGAGTTGTTCGAGCTGCTGCTCTCCCGCCGCATCCATCCCGATGCCTATGACTGGCATTGCCTGGTGCTCCATCGGCCCGAGGCCGCCGTGTCGCTGCTCCAGCGGCACGAGCACGCGTTCCCCTTCGAGGGGCAGTTTGCCCGCGCCGCCGCGCGGTTGAGCATGGACTCGCTCGTGTGGCTCGTTCGTCATGCTCCCAGCTCACTGGGGGATGCGAAGACGCTGCTCCCCCGGCTCTCCGAGACCGCGCGCCGCGTCGTCGTCGAGGCGTGGTGCGCCACGGTGGATGTGGCGCCGGTCTGGGGGACGGAGCTGCTCCGCTCCATTTCCGATGTCCGCGAACGGGAGCGCGTCCATGCCCGCTGGAGCGTCGCCGCGAGGAACAGCGATGGCGTCATCGCACTGGAGACGGTGACCGCGCTGCCCATCGATTTGCGTGAGCGCGAGGCGCGCCGGCATCTCCACGAGGTGGTGGCCCTGGGCTCCCGGCCCGAGCAACGCATGAGGTACGCATGCCTGCTGCCGTGGGATGAAGCGGAGGCGGCGCTCAAGGGATACATCGGTCACCCGGATGCCAGCGTGCGAGGCATGGCGTTGGCGTCGCTGTTGGCCATCCCCGGGCTGCGTCCGGACGAGCCCGCCTTGGTGGACCGTGCCCTGCCGCTGGCGTTGGCGCGCAAGAACGAGCAGGACCCCGTGCGGATGCTGATGCTGGGCGCGTTCGTGCGGTGGCCTCGCCGCGTGTGGCGCCGCGAGCACACCGAGGCGGTGGGCCGGATGTTGCGCGACGCGCTGGACGCGGCCGACCTGTCCTATCAGACGGCGGAGTTCGCGGAGACGTTGCTGCTGCGCACCTTCGCCAGGGCCCCCGAATGGGGGGCGACGTGGCTGGCCACCCTCCTCAAGGAGCGTGGTCGGCTCTTCAACGCTCGCGTGGGCGAGTACCTCACCGATGACGAGGTGCGCGCCGCCGCGCCCCAGCTCCTGGACATTGCCCGGGGATGGGCTCAGCGCGAGCGGGGCGGGCCGCTGCTCGAGTTGGTGAACAGCCTGGGCGCTCGTGTGAGTCTGGTCGCGGGACTGCAGGAACTCATTGTGTCCATGCGGGAGGAGACGCCCTGGCCCTTGCTGGCGCTGGGGATGGCCCAGTGGCAGTCCAAGCACGACCGCGCGGGCTTCGAAGCCACCGTGGGCGCCACGGTCCGGCGGTTCCTCGACCTGGGGTGGTTCTCCGAAGTCATCGCGTTGGCCCACTCGGAGGATGCGGCGCGACCGCTGCATCCCGAGCTGAGCTCCGGACTGAAGCGGGTCGCGCTTCGCCTGGGAAAGGAGGCGCACTCCGCCCTGGTGGTGCTCCGGCGACAGGCGTGGGCCGCCTTCGACGGCTTCCTGCCCGAGCTGCTCAAGGCCGATGCCAGCGTCATCTGCTTCCCGGTCGTGAACACGTACCTGCATCGGCGCAGGCAGGAGCTGCTGACGCCCTACCTGAGCGCGCCCGTCATCACCGGTCGTTTCTCGACGGAGAAGACGGGTTGGTTGCTGGCGTTCGATGACCGCGGTTTCTTCCGGTGGACCGCGCGGCAGAGCGCCCTCTACTCGCACGCGGTCTGCCGGCTGGTCGAGGACCCGGAGCGAGACACGCCGACGTTGCTCTGGGGTGTCTCGACACTCGCGGCGTTGACCTGGGGGACGATGGAGGGACTATGCACCCGGGTGGACGACGCGCGGCCCGTGGTGCGGGAGAGGGCCATCCGGGTGCTGGGCCGGTGCGACCAGGGGCAAGGCGTGACCACGCTGCTGCGCTGCCTGGAGGATGCCCGTGCGCGCATCGCCATCTATGGCCTGCGCCGTGCCTTCAACGGCATGCCTCCCGCGCGCGTGCTGTCCCTGCTGGCGGGCGTCCCCCTCACCAAAGTCACCGTGGCCAAGGAGGTCGTGCGCCTGCTGGGGGAGCTGCGCGTGGAGGCCGCCTACGAGCGGCTCCTGGAGTTGGGCGGAATGAGCCTGCATCGGGACGTGCGCATCGCCCTGCTGCGCGCGCTCTGGGACCACCTGGAGCGCGAGCCCACCTGGGCCGTCTTCGCCCGCGCTGCGGAGGACCCTGATTGGGTGGTGGCTTCACGGCTGGGAGACATCCCCGCGAACCGCCTCACCGAGACCTCCGACCGCAAGCTGTCCGCGCTGCTCGGGCGGGTGCTGGCTCGCCCCGAGCCGGAGGCGCGCATTGGCCTGCTTTCGCGCGCGGCGTATCTCCCCGTCAGGGATGTGGAGCGCGCCTTCCTTGATGCCTGTGGGGCTCGGCTGACGTCGCCATACGATGAAGAGGTGAGCTGGGCGATGAGGGCCCTGCTCCATCGCTCCAACGAACGCGACCTGGAGCGGCTGGAGGGCATGTTGGAGGCGGTGGCTTTGGACCGACGCGCACTGAACACCGCGGTGACGCAGTTGCTGGCGGTGGAGGTGAAGTCCCGCGCCAGCTACATGCAGGCGGCGCGCGCGGCAGAGCGGGTCCTCTCCCGGGACAGTCGTCTGGCGCCGCTGTACATCCAATGTGTGATGGCGGCACGGTCACCGCTGGAGTTGGCTGAAACGCTGGTCCAGATGGGGGAGGCAGGCCTCCTCCATGCGGATGCCCTGGAGGCGTGCCGTCTCGTCGTGAGCATGTTGCCCAAGGGTGAGCTGGAGGCGATGGAGGCCCGGTTGAGCGCGAGCGCGAGCGCGGAGGCTCGGCGCGTGGCTGTCTGGTGCCTGGTGCACGACGCGGCGCCGGGGCGCGGATGGACGCCCGAGCGGCTGGGCCGGCTGGCGCGGCTCCAGCAGGACGCCTCGCCGTTGGTCTCTGGCGCCGCACAGGCCATCTTCCCGCCACGGGAGCAGGCCTTTTCGCTCAAGGTACCTTCCAAGTCCAAGTAGCTCCCCGTGGCCCGGCGCCACCTTGAGGCCTCCGCGCTCACCGCATGGGAGCCCGCGAGGGCGGCGCCGGGGCCCAGGCATCCGCCGTCAACGCCTGCCTGCTCGCCCATCCCGGCGCACGCCGTTCCCATTCGCCCATCGGGGCAGGTGCGATAGGTAGAGGAGCCACATGGACATGCGGCACCTCCGAATCCTCCTGCTGTCGGCGCTGGGGCTTCTCGCCTCGGCCTGTCCGAGCCCCACCCGCGCCCCCGTCACCAGGCCCGAGGACGCGCTCATCCGCCTGTCTCGCAAGATGGAGCCCCGGGACGACGGTGACGTCGCGTCCCTGCGGACCGCCGTCGCCGAGAGCCTCGTGTGGCTGCGGAGCCGTCCGTCCGACCAACGCTTCATCTACGGCGCGCGGCAGGTCTCCATCGCCGAGCTGCGGACCGCCCTGGAGCGCCTGCACGCGCGGCTTCGCGAGGACCTCACGCCGGAGGCGCTGTGGGCCCTGGTTCTGGAGGACTTCGAGCCGCTGGAGGCCGCCGGAGGCGAGGACGGCCAGGTGCTCTTCACCGGCTACTACGAGCCGACCATCGAGGCGAGCCTGACGCGCACGGACGTGTACAACGTGCCCATCCACGGGCCTCCGTCCGACTTGATTGAGGTCCCGCTGGAATCCTTCGCGGAGCGCTTCAAGTCAGAGCGCGTCTTCGGCCGGCTCGACGGGCGGAAGGTGGTGCCGTACTGGTCGCGCGGGGACATCCGTGGGGGGCGGCTCAGCGGACGGAAGCTGGAGCTGGCGTGGGCCAAGGACCCGGTGGCGCTCTTCTTCCTGGAGGTGCAGGGCAGCGGTTCGTTGCTCCTGCCGGATGGGAGCCGGCGCCGCATCGGCTACGCCGCGTCGAATGGGAAGCCGTACCGCAGCATCGGCTCGCTGCTCATCCAGGAGGGCGCCATCCCCAAGGAGGAGATGTCGATGCAGGCGCTGCGCGCGTGGCTGGCCGCGAATCCGCAGCAATGCCACCGGGTGCTCGACCACAACGAGTCCTACGTGTTCTTCCGCTTCCTCAACACCGCGTCGGTGGGGTCGCTCGGGCGGCCGGTGACGGCGGGGCGCTCCATCGCGACGGACGCGCGGCTGTTTCCCAAGGGCGGCCTGGCCTTCATCCACACCGAGCGCCCGGTGCGCATGGCGGACGGCTCCGTGCAGTGGAAGCCGCTGTCGCGCTTCGTGCTCAACCAGGACACGGGCGGGGCCATCCGGGGCGCGGGTCGGGTGGACGTCTTCTGGGGCGCGGGCCCGCAGGCGGAGCTGGCGGCGGGGATGATGAAGCAGAAGGGGCGGCTGCTCTTCCTCGTCCCCCGGCCCGGCCGCGCCGCGCCCCTGGTGGCGCCGGTGTCCGTCACGCCTCCGAAGTAGCGGCCTTCAAGGTCAGGCAGCCCGCGTGTGCGGCCAGGATGAAGTCGAGCGGACTGGGGGCGCCATTGCGGCCACCCAACTCCATGGGCTCGTCCATGAATATCTTGAAGGCGCCCGCGTCGGTGATGCTGCGCGCCATGCTCTCTCCGACGGTACGGACCTCTCCGGTATACAGTGGGCTTTCCATCGCGGGGTTCTCCTTGTGAGAGGAAATACGACCCCCCATGTGAGTCCTGGTTGCCGCCGCGCGCGACTGCCCTGCGGGACGAGGGAGCGGGGCCTGGCACGAGAGCGGGGAGGGGAGCAGGGGTTTCCGCCCACCACCGAGAGACGCAGGTGGCACGCATGCGCCCAAACCGGGCAGTATGGCGCCCGTCTCCCTTGTCACGGGTGGCCTGTGCACACCCTGCCCGGCGCGGATGCCGGTGTGGCACCGTGGGGAGAAGACACGAGGCACCTGGGATGAGCAGCGACGTGGCGGAAACGAAAGACGGAGTGGTTCTTCTCGACTATGCGCAGCTCGTGGCGGGCGCGGACCTGAGCGCCGCCATCGAGCGCGCCTACGGGCATGACGGCATTGGCCTGCTCGTCGTTCGGGGCATCCCCGGGCTGGCCGAGCTGCGCGACAACCTGCTGCCCCTGGGCTTCCGCTTCGCCGCGCTGCCCACCGAGGTGAAGGACCGCTACGTCCACGCGCGCAGCAGCTACTCGTTCGGCTGGAGCCACGGGAAGGAGCTGCTGCGCCCCGGCCAGTTCGACGAGTTCAAGGGCTCGTACTACAACAACCCGCAGTACGACGTGCCGCACACCGACGCGGAGCTCATCGAGAAGCACCCGGAGAACTACCACCCCAACGTGTGGCCGGACGCGGACTTCCCGGAGCTGCGGCCCGCCTTCATGGCGCTGGGCCAGCGGATGGTGGACGTGGGCGTGCTGGTCGCCGGGCAGTGCGACAAGTACGTGCAGGCCAAACTGGGCAGCCGCCTGGCACCGGACGCGGCGCTGGCGAAGACGATTCGTGATTCGCGCACGTGCAAGGCGCGGCTGCTCTACTACTTCGCCATCAACGAGGACGCGACGCCGCGCACGCGCGACTCGTGGTGCGGCTGGCACAGCGACCACGGCTCGCTCACGGCGCTGTGCCCGGCCATGTACTTCGAGGCCGAGCCGGGCGCGGCGGAGCCGGCGCGCAAGGACATCCCGGTGCCGGACCCGGAGGCGGGCCTGTACGTGCGCACGCGGTCCGGCGAGGAGCGCAAGGTCGTCATCCCGAAGGACAGCCTGGCCTTCCAGATTGGCGAAAGCTCCCAGATTGTCACCGGCGGGCTGCTGCGGTCCACGCCGCACGCGGTGCAGGCGCTGGCCCATCCGGCCAGCCGCAACATCTCCCGCGCCACCTTCGCGGTGTTCATGCAGCCGGACAATGACATGCACCTGCGTCCGCCGGAGGGCGTGGACCCCGCCGAGCAGAAGGTGGGCGCCTTCCAGCCTGGAATGACTTTCGGCGATTTCGCCAAGGCGACGTTCGCGAAGTTCTACAACCCCTACGCGTAGCGTGCTCCGCCCACACGGACATCCTGCGCCGTTGACCTGAATGGAGAGGAGACACCCCATGCGAGCTCTTGGATTGGCGGTCGTGCTTTCAATGGCCGGGGTGCCGGTGGCGGCGGAGGCGGCTTCGCTCCGTTGTGGCCAGGCGCTGGTGGCGGATGGGGCGCTCAAGACCGAGGTGCTCGCCAAGTGTGGGGAGCCAGCGGCGAAGAACTTCCGCACGGTGACGGACTCGGCGGGCTCGGTGACGCCGGACAGGAACACGGGGGGCGTCACGACGGAGCGGCGGTCCGTCACCCGGGAGTACGAGGAGTGGACCTACAACTTCGGGCCGCGCCGCTTCATGCAGGTGGTGACGTTCGAGAACGGCCGCCTCATCGACGTGCAGAGCGCGGGCTACGGCAGCGAGTAGC contains:
- a CDS encoding isovaleryl-CoA dehydrogenase yields the protein MTERNAIAAGFLTHEVTNQPPPLEYDAWTTDTVLREVVAREGGGWAEADLAKYGPVVGGEMQQLAFLANENKPKFRPFDRYGNRRDEVEFHPAYHRLMELGMAHGVSGFAWRNEDKPGAHVARMALFYLHNQADNGTSCPLTMTYASVPALRHQPEVAMEWLPRVSSASYDSRFIPAAQKSGATIGMGMTEKQGGSDVRTNTTKAHRLGEGRGPGQPYALVGHKWFFSAPMSDAFLVLAHAEGGLSCFLMPRFTPDGALNAIRVQRLKDKLGDWSNASSEVELHGAYAVMVGAEGRGVPTILEMVALTRQDCMIGSSGQMRQALVQAIHHTRHRVAFGKRLIDQPLMRNVLADLALELEAHVALTGRVSRAVDATPRDEKEAAFCRIATAVGKYWVCKRTPSFVNEAQECLGGAGYVEETNLPRLYRQAPLNSIWEGSGNIQCLDVLRAASREPASREALFAELLAAQGGHPAYDEATARLGKELANTDSLEVRSRTIVEGLALALQASLLIRAGNTAVSDAFCESRLGGAHGQTFGTLPAHAPMQMLIERAFSEGAK
- a CDS encoding SDR family oxidoreductase, whose product is MSNLQGKTLFITGASRGIGKAIALRAARDGANIIIAAKTTEPHPKLPGTIYTAAEEIEKAGGKALPCVVDIRDEQQIAAAVAKAVETFGGIDILVNNASAISLTGTLETPMKRFDLMHGINTRGTFACSQACIPYLKKASNPHILNNSPPLNMEARWFAPHVAYTMAKFGMSMCVLGMAEELRSDGIAVNAIWPRTVIATAAVQNLLGGEETIRGCRTPEIMADAAYAILTKPSREFTGNFCIDEEVLRGVGVTDFDKYQLVPGAELLPDYFI
- the mltA gene encoding murein transglycosylase A, whose product is MDMRHLRILLLSALGLLASACPSPTRAPVTRPEDALIRLSRKMEPRDDGDVASLRTAVAESLVWLRSRPSDQRFIYGARQVSIAELRTALERLHARLREDLTPEALWALVLEDFEPLEAAGGEDGQVLFTGYYEPTIEASLTRTDVYNVPIHGPPSDLIEVPLESFAERFKSERVFGRLDGRKVVPYWSRGDIRGGRLSGRKLELAWAKDPVALFFLEVQGSGSLLLPDGSRRRIGYAASNGKPYRSIGSLLIQEGAIPKEEMSMQALRAWLAANPQQCHRVLDHNESYVFFRFLNTASVGSLGRPVTAGRSIATDARLFPKGGLAFIHTERPVRMADGSVQWKPLSRFVLNQDTGGAIRGAGRVDVFWGAGPQAELAAGMMKQKGRLLFLVPRPGRAAPLVAPVSVTPPK
- a CDS encoding OsmC family protein — encoded protein: MESPLYTGEVRTVGESMARSITDAGAFKIFMDEPMELGGRNGAPSPLDFILAAHAGCLTLKAATSEA
- a CDS encoding 2-oxoglutarate and iron-dependent oxygenase domain-containing protein gives rise to the protein MAETKDGVVLLDYAQLVAGADLSAAIERAYGHDGIGLLVVRGIPGLAELRDNLLPLGFRFAALPTEVKDRYVHARSSYSFGWSHGKELLRPGQFDEFKGSYYNNPQYDVPHTDAELIEKHPENYHPNVWPDADFPELRPAFMALGQRMVDVGVLVAGQCDKYVQAKLGSRLAPDAALAKTIRDSRTCKARLLYYFAINEDATPRTRDSWCGWHSDHGSLTALCPAMYFEAEPGAAEPARKDIPVPDPEAGLYVRTRSGEERKVVIPKDSLAFQIGESSQIVTGGLLRSTPHAVQALAHPASRNISRATFAVFMQPDNDMHLRPPEGVDPAEQKVGAFQPGMTFGDFAKATFAKFYNPYA
- a CDS encoding DUF2845 domain-containing protein, yielding MERRHPMRALGLAVVLSMAGVPVAAEAASLRCGQALVADGALKTEVLAKCGEPAAKNFRTVTDSAGSVTPDRNTGGVTTERRSVTREYEEWTYNFGPRRFMQVVTFENGRLIDVQSAGYGSE